In one window of Posidoniimonas corsicana DNA:
- a CDS encoding ornithine cyclodeaminase, which translates to MPDASPADHVEDVEVAGHIIDSLILPKVLDTVTSGGGTFKIKSITIGQGRNDPSRALVEVRAPSEPALQAILAAISDHGAVPVHSVDCQTEPVTQAGVLPEGFYSSTNQRTEVRLGDHWVGVADQEMDCGVVIDSEAGPRCVPMSDVKPGDRVVIGHAGVRVFPPDRGDDGGHAFAFMNSAVSTEKPKAAQVRKIAELLRENRAGRGKTLIVGGPAIVHTGSGPLLSELIQGGYVHKLFAGNALATHDIEQAMFGTSLGVHLDDATIAEAGHEHHLRAINRVRRAGSIAAAVDQGMLTSGVMHDCVKHNVDFLLAGSIRDDGPLPDVITDVLDAQRQMRDGIRDVTFCLMIATTLHSIAVGNLLPAWVKVVCVDINPSTVIKLSDRGSFQTVGLVTDVEPFLRSLVSEVRS; encoded by the coding sequence ATGCCCGACGCTAGCCCCGCCGACCACGTCGAAGATGTCGAGGTCGCCGGCCACATCATCGATAGCCTGATCCTGCCCAAGGTGCTCGACACCGTCACCTCGGGCGGGGGAACGTTCAAGATCAAGTCGATTACCATCGGCCAGGGCCGCAACGACCCCAGCCGCGCGTTGGTCGAGGTGCGTGCCCCCAGCGAGCCCGCCCTGCAGGCGATCCTGGCCGCCATCTCCGACCACGGCGCCGTGCCCGTACACAGCGTCGACTGCCAAACCGAGCCCGTCACGCAGGCCGGCGTGCTGCCCGAAGGCTTCTACTCTTCGACCAACCAGCGGACCGAGGTGCGACTCGGCGATCACTGGGTGGGGGTCGCCGACCAGGAGATGGACTGCGGCGTCGTGATCGATTCGGAGGCCGGGCCCCGCTGCGTGCCGATGTCCGATGTCAAGCCAGGCGATCGGGTCGTGATCGGCCACGCCGGCGTGCGGGTGTTCCCCCCCGACCGCGGCGACGACGGCGGGCACGCGTTCGCGTTCATGAACAGCGCTGTGTCGACCGAGAAGCCCAAGGCCGCCCAGGTGCGTAAGATCGCCGAGCTGCTCCGCGAGAACCGGGCGGGCCGCGGCAAGACGCTGATTGTCGGCGGCCCGGCGATCGTGCACACCGGCAGCGGCCCGTTGCTGTCTGAGCTGATCCAGGGCGGCTACGTGCACAAGCTGTTCGCCGGCAACGCCCTGGCCACGCACGACATCGAGCAGGCGATGTTCGGCACCAGCCTGGGCGTGCACCTGGACGACGCCACCATCGCCGAGGCGGGTCACGAGCACCACCTGCGGGCCATTAACCGGGTCCGCCGCGCGGGGTCGATTGCCGCAGCCGTCGACCAAGGGATGCTCACCTCCGGGGTCATGCACGATTGTGTGAAGCACAACGTCGATTTCCTGCTGGCCGGCAGCATCCGCGACGACGGCCCGCTGCCCGATGTCATCACCGATGTGCTGGACGCGCAGCGGCAGATGCGCGACGGGATCCGCGACGTCACGTTCTGCCTGATGATCGCCACCACGCTGCACTCCATCGCCGTCGGCAACCTGCTGCCGGCCTGGGTGAAGGTGGTGTGCGTGGACATCAACCCGTCGACCGTCATCAAGCTGAGCGACCGCGGCAGCTTCCAAACCGTCGGCCTGGTGACCGATGTCGAGCCGTTCTTGCGGTCGCTGGTCAGCGAGGTGCGATCCTGA